Proteins encoded in a region of the Elaeis guineensis isolate ETL-2024a chromosome 7, EG11, whole genome shotgun sequence genome:
- the LOC140859310 gene encoding ubiquitin-conjugating enzyme E2 7-like, translating to MATETHAKLLQKQLKELYRNAVEGFSAGLVDENNIFEWKVTIIGPVDTIYEGGVFDVVMTFPPNYPNSPPEVRFTSEMWHPNVYTDGRVCISILHAPGDDPHGYEKASERWLPVHTVTTIILSVISMLSSPNVESPANVDAAIEWRERRHAFRKKVARIVRRSQEMP from the coding sequence ATGGCCACCGAGACCCATGCAAAACTCCTCCAAAAACAGCTCAAGGAGCTCTACCGGAACGCCGTAGAAGGCTTCTCCGCTGGCCTCGTCGATGAGAACAACATCTTCGAGTGGAAGGTGACCATCATTGGTCCCGTCGACACCATCTACGAAGGTGGCGTGTTCGACGTCGTGATGACGTTTCCACCTAACTACCCCAACAGCCCGCCTGAGGTCCGCTTCACGTCGGAGATGTGGCATCCCAACGTGTACACCGACGGGCGCGTGTGCATCTCCATCCTGCATGCCCCTGGCGACGACCCGCATGGTTACGAGAAGGCCAGCGAGCGGTGGTTGCCCGTGCACACCGTCACAACCATAATTCTAAGCGTCATCTCCATGCTTTCGAGCCCTAACGTTGAGTCGCCGGCCAATGTGGACGCTGCGATCGAGTGGAGGGAGAGGAGACATGCGTTCAGGAAGAAGGTTGCTCGCATAGTAAGGAGGTCTCAGGAAATGCCGTGA
- the LOC105036350 gene encoding ubiquitin-conjugating enzyme E2 7-like — protein sequence MVHYESVNVSLNVTLDHEDVNLPGSNHRLLQKQLKELYQNAVEGFSAGIVDEYNIFEWKVTIIGPAYTIYEGDVFDVVMTFPSNYPNSPPEVRFMSEMWHPNVYTDGRMCISILHAPGDDPHGYEKASERWLPVHTVTTNATIEWRERRHAFRKKVARIVRRSLQML from the exons ATGGTTCACTATGAGAGTGTAAACGTCTCCTTGAATGTGACCTTGGACCATGAG GATGTTAACTTACCGGGTTCTAATCACCGCCTCCTCCAAAAACAGCTCAAGGAGCTTTACCAGAACGCCGTAGAAGGCTTCTCCGCTGGCATTGTCGATGAGTATAACATCTTCGAGTGGAAGGTGACCATCATTGGTCCCGCCTACACCATCTACGAAGGTGACGTGTTTGACGTCGTGATGACGTTTCCATCTAACTACCCCAACAGCCCGCCGGAGGTTCGCTTCATGTCGGAGATGTGGCATCCCAATGTGTACACTGACGGGCGCATGTGCATCTCCATCCTGCATGCCCCCGGCGACGACCCGCATGGTTACGAGAAGGCCAGTGAGCGGTGGTTGCCCGTGCACACCGTCACAACCAACGCTACGATCGAGTGGAGGGAGAGGAGACATGCATTCAGGAAGAAGGTTGCTCGCATAGTAAGGAGGTCTCTGCAAATGCTGTGA